ttttcttttcttttctttttggtaGCCAATGTTGAAAACTAAAGTATATTgattgaataaattaataaacagtGTCTATGAAGTCCATTCCGACTGCTGAGGTTCACGTAGAtgctgtgtttttttctttctttagtaatttattgtttgttcattccattttaaagaaatacttcgggttcaatacaagttaagctcagtcgacagtgtTTGTGGGggaaatgttgattacaacaaaaatgtatttcgacttgttcctcctttaaaaaaaaaaaatatcgagattacagtgaggcacttacaatggaagtgaatggggacaattttggagggtttaaacacagaaacatgaagcttataattttttaaaaccactttcattaattcttgtGTTAAGACTCaacttatttgagctgtaaagctgtttaaataatttttacagtcgttttagggtttgttgacatcgtcatggcaacgaagttgtaaaattggttataactacacagaaaatgtttatgCATTGATcctaattcacttccattgtaagtgcctcactgtacttAACttgtttttttcaagaaaaggaggggcaagtcaaaatatataaaacatttttggtaATCAGTATAATGccccaaatgctgttgattgagctgcacttgtattgaacccagaatattcctttaagagactgAAGTGATGAAAGCAGTCAGTGAAGTTACTTGCTGTTTAAACTGGCAAGTGCTGCGTTTGATAGCAGTTTATTCTCTATTAAGTCCATTCAaagaccaagatgatgcaggctGTGGTCAGTGAGGTGTGCCTTGCAGTCTAGCTGGTAGTTGGCAGTGATTTGTTGTTtgtgaagtccatcctaagtgTGAGGTGCAGTCAGTGGTCAGTGAAATATCCCTTGCTGCCAAGCTGGAAGTTGGcaacagttcatcctctgtgaattTAATCTCCAGCATGGTtggaaaagaaaaaagtgttactacagtgtaatttaataataattaataatttttctttattcatcacacattatacatttgcacatatacagtgaaattcttctttttcacatatcccagctaggctggggtcagagtgcagggtcagccatgatacggcgcccctggagcagatagggtcaagggccttgctcaagggcccaacagtggcatcttggcagtgctggggcttgaacccctgaccttctgatcagtaacccagagccttaaccgctaagctaccactgccccagtgTATCCAGGAACCACGTGacaaaacataacagattaaaagACATTTGTATATGTACAattgatatacatttttttaatttttttttaacaaattaacaTATAGTGGCAAAGCAATGCTGCACAGAGAAATATGGCAGTGAATATCTAGGTGTAGAAAAAGCAGCAAAAACAAGAGATGTGGCACATAATGTAGGTTTCCACATTGCaatatgtccaaaaaccatgcaGTGTGTAGCTGTATAAGATCCTAGTCTTAATCactatgtttttgttgttgtccagTAAAATcaatacattcaaaaaatatttgttaagaAAGAGTTTCTAATGTAGAACAGACAATATGAACACCAACATTACAAAAGATTTTAAACTGAACTGATTGAAATTGAATTGATGTCTGTTGTCCGCCAAGGGCATAGGCTTGATGGATCTGTTCTTCTAGCACCTTGTATTATAATTGATTGGAAGGAGGGTCACTGGGAAAAAGGAGAATTCTTTATCACGGTTCTTCATTACGGTTCGTCTTTGATTATCTGAGTGTGTCACTTCCACAGTAAATAGTTTCAGTCCAATGGTATGACTATGCGCTCAGTTCTTAATCAAGTCTTAAATGGATGAACATCATCTGCACAGAGACTTAACAACATGAGGAGATTGAGAAAATAGTGGCAGATCTGAATGGAAGATCTGCTTTAGAAAATACTTTGATTGTGTTGCCACCAGTTGCTTTGATTGAAATGTCCCGCAGGTTGTCGTAGTCATTAAAGTGGCAAAATTCTTGCAtaaattgaagtcagaagtttacatacacttaggctgacaccattaaaactcattttttaaccactccacagatttcatattagcaaactatagttttgccaagtcgtttaggatatctactttgtgcatgacacgagtaatctttccaacaattgtttacagacagattgtttgacttttaattgactatatcacaattccagtgggtcagaagttaactgtgcctttaaacagcttggaaaattccagaaaattatgtcaagcctttaggcaattagccaattagcttctgaaaggctaattggagtcaattggaggtgtacctgtggatgtattttaaggcctaccttcaaacacaatgcctctttgcttgtcatcatgagaaaatcaaaagaaatcagccaagacctcagaagaaaattgtggacctcaacaagtctggtttatccttgggagcaatttccatatgcctgaaggtaccacgttcatctgtacaaacaatagtacgtaagtataaacatcatgggatcacgcagccatcataccgctcaggaaggagacgcattctgtgtcctagagatgaatgtagtttgatgcgaaaagtgcaaatcaatcccaggacaacagcaaaggaccttgtgaagatgctggaggaaacaggttgacaaatatctatatccacagtaaaacgagtcctatatcaacataacatgaaaggctgctcatcaaggaagaagccactgctccaaaatcaccataaaaaagccagactacagcttTCAattgcacatagggacaaagatcttactttttggagaaatgtcctttggtctaatgaaaattttttttttaactgtttggccataatgaccatcgttaggtttggagggaaaagggtgaggcttgcaagccgaagaagcatgggggtggcagcatcatgttgtgggggtgctttgctgtaggagggactggtgcacttcgcaaaatagatggcatcacgaggaaggaaaattatgtggatatattgaagcaacatctcaagacatcagccaggaagcttggtcgcaaatgggctcttccaaatggacaatgaccccaagcatacatctagttgtggcaaaatgacttaaggataacaaagtcaagggattagagtggccatcacaaagccctgacctcaatccaatagaaagtgtgtgtgcagaactgaaaaagcgtgtgcgaacaaggaggcctacaaacatgactcagttacaccagttctgtctggaggaatgggccaaaattccagaaacttattgtgagaagcttgtggaaggctacccaaaacgtttgacacaagttaaaccatttaaaggcaatgctaccaaatactaacaaattatatgtaaacttctgacctactgggaatgtgatgaaagaaataaaagctgaaataaataattttacattcttaaaataaaatagtgatcctaactgacctaagacagggaatattttctatgattaaatgtcaggaattgtttgCTTTttgatgaagtaaaaaaaaaaaaaaaaaaacattgtctgaCACTAATTTTTACTTATTGTaattaagaagaattaaaacatttacaaatctTCAGGTGATTAGGTCAAGCCCTCTCTCATCCCATCTCATTCTAACAGGGAATTCAATAGTGACCACTGTAACATGACATTTCATAgcacaacccagtctcatgaaaattcatacatattttatgagttgtctgttttgtatgattttgtacgATTTCGTACGAGTTCATTCATGtcaatttgtacgatttcataacgtgcaaatgcccggatatctaatgtggaagtaagcgcgagtttcgTGCaagaggcattaaggacatgcttattaatataaTACCCTTCCCCAAACCCCTAATCTAAACCTATCAGTAGTGTGTGTAAACacgataggaagctgttgtgtgtgacagaagcaagtaattgtcgtgtattagatggaaacgatgtccagcgatgtcattggctgttgtgaaagtcatacaaattcaaACTCATTcgagtgcagtcgtacgatatcatactaattagccaaatttagaaaagtcatatgaatccttacgatttttCCTTGAGTGTGTAGTACAGCATGACATTGTAGAGAGCTCTGTGGACAATCTGTGATAATAGTGATTTAGATGCACAGTGGGTTAAATTCTGGGATTGTTTGCTTTCATCTCAAGGATTTTTAGAAGTTTTAGAACTTCAAATATGAAACTCTGCATCTCCACAATCTCTTATGTTCGCACATTTAGATGAGATCTGCATCTcacattctatgagactaggttgatcgTGGCGGTTAGTTTTGCAAAGAGTTTTctaaaaatcaagttgtttttgCTACTCAGTTTGTGCTGCTAGTggaacagaaattacacatttcatctTCATTGAGAGAAGTGCTATTACTTTGTCACTTAACATATACTAGTAAAGTACTACAGTGATCCTCGATGGCTCTTCAGATGCATTTTTCGATGGATGCGCCACTGCTTTTAGTGCCTCTTCAAATTTAGTCTTGCAATCAAAACTTGAATGAGAATTCACTCATTAACATTAATTGATTTATGTAAGAACTTATTTGCTTTTTCAGAGcttgtttgaaatgttttctcAGAAGTATGAAGGCATGCTTTAATCTTCTGAAACAAAGTAATTTGAGCTTTTGTCCAATGATCTTAAGGGAAGGCGAAGTAAATTTGATGGGATTGGCATGAAAGAAaccaaaaaatatctaaaaaaaaaataaaataattgaataattgaAAATGATAGTCCAATTCTTTTTATCTTTATCACATAATGAATTTCACACTGTAAGAACTGTCCATTTGAATAGAGAAGTATGCAAATGTGTGGGGGGTTTTCCCCCTTCAAATATACTTACTTTCTGAAAGACCCAATGAAATTCAGTGGTGGAGTTTTATGCCTTTTAGTCACTGTCTCTTAGCTTTGATGCCATCTAAATGCTAgcgtactcctaaaagttgacaaaagtaACTATtagcaaacatttaaaatgtacagtcttccTCTTGtaggaaaaacatttaaaaacattcatGACTTGTTTttttccaatcaaatgctctccaaTGAGAATTTCCCCTCCCTTTTAATTATTCTGTCAATACCACCTGCCTCTGACTACCAATAGCCAGCAGCAAATCATGAATCGTTGGTGTGTCTTTGGTTGGGTAAAAATTTTCATAATTGATATCTATACATTGCTTTCATCCATGGTACAAGCTGTCAAATGTGGTTCTGGTGGGCTGTAATGTaataaaggctattggctatttaagaaaaaaagaaaggagcTTGTCGAAATGTCCTGTCCCAACTgcctgtttcaaaaggaaataagttaacacaggaaagaaaacaggACCCTGATTAGAAAGTATACTGGGAAATAATCTGCTGCTAATAAGGTTAGGGGTAGGGATTTCATGGTTAGGGTAAGGTTTAGGAGTAGATGCAGAttttctgtgggactccaaataaacccAATAAACAATGTTGCATGAGACTTTCATGATACTTTGCGACAATCAAGGGTTCCCTTCAAGACATAACCAGAAAAGAGTGCTTGGCAAATAATTTCATTGGGTGTttaatattgctttaaaacaaCATGGTCTACATGCAAAACTgtttaatctctctctctatgtTTCTCTCTTCAGTTTGGGGGCTCTGGTTGGTTTGTCTATTGCTGCTGTGGTGTTATTAGCCTTCATCATCACTCTATGTGTGCTATGCTACCTGTTTATTGCCACTAAACCCCGGGGTTTGGACAACGGACTGCCTCTACATGCGCCAGGTAAGGgcagaaatacacacacatacataacacaTCTGTGTTGGCTCACATACAAACCAACGCCTAATCTATTGGCTAAAATTAGTTTTTGTAAGTTCTGAGCAATAAATGCTACCAACAGACataagctttttttattttggaacTGAATGTGGTTCCTCTCAAGATGTTTCCACATGTGGAAATTGGTCTTTTGTTGAAGTTCCCTGATGCTTCTTAATGCTTTGGATAAATGTTGCTTTCACATTATTCACAAAGATATCGAAGCTCAGGTGGTAACTGGAACTTTGCAAAAGGCAGTTCGATACAGCTTGTTATATACAAGAAAAGGTTTCAACAGCAACTTCTCACATCAAATACCAATCAGTTCCCCAAGGACAGAGATATACCTCATTCAAAGTACTGGAGATCATTCAAGGTTATGATATATCTTGGTCCAAtagctgtttttgttttccatatagtaataataaccagaaaaatggcTCAAAAAAGGTTTTAGTAATCgtaattgttttgtattttcaGCCGTGAGGGTTAGTAAATTTGTCTCTGTCAATGAGCTAACTTTTTTTCTCTATGAACAATAAACAGATGGCTCGCTATGAGTAAACTGAAAACCTCCAGAGAGCAAACCGGTGCCAGATTAAGTTATAAATACTCCGGCTATTCActtcagaaactgtactctcctccaccattttgaaagtttaggactcctcccatctcggaaacttgggtatcaaaattatctctgagttACCCAGTAgtaattatgacttgaggggCCGTTTATGTGCAACTTCCGgctgggaaactcgtatttacgataattgtgatagcatgtgaaggcagcatgagTTCGAGATAGCATACTACATACTtatcttactatttctgccacagacatttacatttacattttacatttattcatttggcagatgcttttatccaaagcgacttacaaaagaggaaaacataagcgaatcatcttaggagacagtggtatgaaaagtgctgtattacaaagtatcactagcatcataatagtattcaaaacagaataaagtgcaacaggaatttttgtattttttatttattttttttatttttttaatgactggttaagtgctcatggaaaagatgtgttttagtcgttttttgaagacagagagtgagtcagcttcacggatggagttgggaaggtcgttccaccaacgtggtatgatgaagctgaaagtccgggaaagtgttttggtgcctctttgtgttgatacaacaaggcgacgttccttagccgaccacaggcttctagtgggcgcgtagctctgcataaattattttaggtatgctggagcagacccagtgactgttctgtatgccagcatcagagccttgaatttgatacgtgcatcaaccggcagccagtggagagagacaaggagtggtgtaacatgtgctctctttggttaattaaagaccagacgtgctgctgcattctggatcatttgcagaggtctaattgcacatgcagggaggcctgcaatgagagcgttacagtagtccagtctagttatgacaagtgactggacaagcagttgtgtggcatgttcagagaggaagggtcttatcttcctgatattgtagagtgtaaatctacatgatcttgcggtctttgagatgtggtctgtgaaatttagtctgttgtcgatggttacccctagatttctgaccgatttggaaggtgttactgtagttgcacccagctgcacggtgatgttgtgtttagcagcagggttggctggaaagacaagtagagttgcgtgtcatcagcgtagcagtggtaagagaaaccatgtgcctgaatgatgggtcccagtgatgttgtgtatacagagaagagaagtggccctaacactgatccctgaggtaccccagtaagtagctgatgtggcttggatacctcacctctccaagataccttgaaggacctacctgagagataggaattaaaccagtcaagcacagttcctgtgatgcccagcgaggagagggtagagagtaagatctgatggttgactgtgtcaaaggctgcagaaaggtccagcagaatcaggacagatgatctggattcagctttcgcccgtctcagcgactcagtgacagacagcagggcagtctcggtggagtgtccacttttgaagcctgactgattgtcatccagcagcttgttctgtgaaagataggcagagatttgattgaaaactgccctttcaagtgtttttgccatgaatgggatgagagagactggtctgtagtgttctatttgtgtgggactaagtgcgggtttcttcagcagcggggttacttgagcctgcttaaatgtagtgggaaaagtacCTGTAAGTAGATGTGTTAGACTGATGTAGTAGAAGCAGAAAAAGTAGTATGGGAAGTATGTCATTGCGAGGACAGCCTACATTTGCTGTGACACGACCCAAAGCGAAAGCTTTATGGCGTGGTGCACGGTGTTGAGGTTTTTTTTCTCGCGGCAGTGTTTTGCGCAGTGCTGTAATGATCAGTGGTATGTGTTGAAAGCTCGAGACCAGATCTGCAAGTAAACGCACCTTTTCTGCGCTCGCGTTGGGCTTCTCACTGGTTCTTGCAGCGCTGTGCGCTCCACGAGTGAACTCACCTGTTCTGCGCTTGCGCTGCTCTGATAATTGAGCCATGCTGATAATTAATACGAGTAGCAGATAGCGCTATTTCGTTCCATTTTTGCTTAATAGAAAACAGCAGTGCATACAAGGAGAGATAGAAAGAGGGAGAGTTGGCCAATACTGTAGTCGCACCAGTGCGACCTGCAACAAAATAGTCGCACCGGCGGGAAAAACGGTTGCAAAATGCAAccttttagtcgcagtctggagccctgataagtaggatatacagtatactattattTGTAAACACCAGAAAAACTAACGATAAGCGTAATATGTGAGAAAGTTTGTCAATCCTTGTGCTATTTCTGGCTGTAGCACCTACACTCGTCTACCacagtaatgtaatgcattttaattattttaattatatttataattatttaaaatataataatttgatcattatatattgtgttattgttatttggggactttctctgtaaatatttatatatgtgattaactgTGAATTTGTTGTcgtaattaattttataaaaataaaaaaaaataaaaattgattgacagcccaaataaaaatgcatgatatAACCCCTTTAAGAGGATAAGGAAAATCatgatttattgttatttaaattattgattttagGGCTTCATCACATTATTGAATGAAGTCTATTATCTCTATTTTCCTGTAAAACAACGGCCCCCACATCCCTTCAGAAATTGATTAATCAACATGCCACTTTTGCTTCAAGAATTTGTTTGAAAGAACAAATTACAAATTTTATCGGTAACCTATATGCCCCTTCTCTTCTTAAATTTGTTCCCCTATATCTGTCTATCCTTGTATAATCTGAACACAAAAGCACCACTTATATTATGATCTGATGATTGAATGTATTGGATGAATATGCAttaatctttaaatattttttagaatACTCCAAATACTTGTTCTGTGTGATGGATTGTTATATTCAATATGGTGGTGCTGAGATTGCAAATTAATCTAGTAGAAGTGGTGACCGCTTGTAATTTTGGAGCTTGTCAGAATAAATcaccatccatttttttttttttttttttttttttgatttaaaGCACActgcaaaatgtctccttttgtgtcccactgaagaaaatgttttaattcagttttggaacaacatgaaggtatgCAATGACAGAaggttcatttttggatgaacaatccctttaattctTCCCTCATTTGAGATCTATTTTTATACAGTCCCTGCCTAATTACAGCAAAGCAACCCCAAGTAGGTATggctgcaggccagagatctccaaatggggtcGGAATCTCCTAAATAGGTCATGGCTTCTCCGTAAGGGGCGGAGTTACTCCAAAAGTGgtttgcgccaactccaaaaggtcCGACACCTCCACAGATGGTTAGGGTCCGGGCAAGGGTTATGTAAAGGGCTCCTTAAATCTTTGTTGCCGATTTgaagctcccgcccctttttggagctctgtctgcagctataccctCTCATTGGTTAACAGGTGGTAACAGTCTCCAGAATTTCTCCAGCCAAGCTTTTTCTTTCCTTTAGCAGATGATTTTATTCAAAAGCGAAAATTAAAACAAGCTATTAATCAAAGAAAATAACAGTACAAGTAGTGCTACCATAACAAATTTCAAGTACTAGAATAGTACAGGTTtgtaaatagtatgtgaaacagtatgcagtgTGCTATTAACACATTCCAAACAGTAATAGGTTACATTGTTGTCGCATTTATTACAGCGAATGATGTTCAGTTATTATCACAGAAATCAAAACAGTTACTTTTCATTTTAAGAGTAGTTTAAAAATACTTTGCATGCCTTTacttgtatatataaaatattccatAAAGTGAGCTCTGCTTGTATACTAAAATTTTTGAGAAGTCCTGGGTCtgattctggaagtaaaaatcccattaattttctccattggtgaattgatttttaacgataacttctAAACCCAAGACAGACCTatcgtgagctctgaggttgttaatcaaaggaatatgcttctgttgaagccatcggtTATTTCATGATTTTTGACAAATCGTGTTCATTGCATGGCAGAATTTACaatgcttttttgcttcaaatcaaagtttgtaatgttgtttttCACCTCAGAGCTTGTTGATTTGGTTCATTGCTTAGAACTCTCTTATGGAGGATGGATGGACAGAGGATGTTATAAAATCCCAATGGTTATTAAGGAATAAAGACGTTTGAAAAAGAAAACAGGCACTGTTGTGCTAGATAGGGCATATGTACAAAAGAAATTGCATTATGTGCACAAATATTATGCAgaaatagtatggtagtatgcttttCTGAACATAGCCGTCCATCTGTCTGCTGTTTTCACCCATCTGCTATAGTTATTCATAAATCAGGGCTCTTGGGTGTTTTTGAGAACAGCTGTTGGTGTACTCTGTTTCATAAAATAATATCATGTTAGTCCTTTTTGAACACCTTATTTAATTAGGCTTTTGGTCTATAAAGgcgcggtcacacataccttctcACGGCGAAAGTCCGTGGGCGATGATGTTGTGGTTGGACGTTGAgcacgtgtgaaaccagcaaaaatataataGTCAAGCAGCCTTTTTTAATGCTGTACTTTATACTCAGTTAGACTTATGTTAAAAAGAAACTCTAAAATTACGCTAATACTTCAGTACAGCTGTttacgaagcaccgcccacacagaggtcaccgcCAAactaagcaacttcctattggtcaatgcgctgatttcgcctgtcaaagttcaccaaacttgaactcgagGCTAAATCAGCGCAAATAAATTCTTCGCCACTGGAAGTCCATCGCGAAAAATTCACGATTGcacggattcccattgagatgactgtatttggCCTGTGGAATTCTGccgtgcaaaggtatgtgtgaccgtgCCTTAAGAGGTTGTGCAGTaggtttttcattttatatatatatatatatatatatatatatatatatatatataggtttaagttaatttataacTTTTTTAAATGGAAGCGTTACTATCTGAAAATTGATTCTTCAAAGGTGCTGCCTAAACCACATAGTAGGCCCATTGCACCACCGTTTCCTTGAGAAAATACATAACTCCTAGAATTAAAGTATCAATCAAATGGATATTTAATTGGCCAATTAGTTCATTAATTAACTCTAAAACTCAATATCATGACTCATTTTGTTTTCTGCACATTTACATTCATACCTAGATATACAGTATGGACATAcagcttctgaagacttggaatatcatGGTCACTGTATACTTTTGTTGTCTAGAAAAGAGCAGCAAGAAAATTAATCAaactcttaaaaatgcataatgaTGGAGCAGTGGCgattgctttaagactacacGGGAAGCACAGCTTCccctaaaattgtataaaaaatgtGGCAATGATTAATTGAATGTACAAATAATCTATAAATTACATAATGTTTTGTGCAGTTTAATATTTTTGCAACATAAATTGTCAGATATCACACATCACCTTCCATTCAAGTGATGAAATCAGCAGATTTTTTGGCAAAAACAGTTCTGAGCTTAGttaattatttttgtcattgAGTAGTAGTTTGGACACCAAAAACAATTGTCTGTGCTTCCCCAATTTTGAAAATCACCAGCCGCCACAGTAATGGACACATGCATACTTATGTATAGTTTTCTAGGTATATTTGTCTATGTTAAGTGGGATCTTAATATGTCTGTTATGGGTTTCTTATGTCTAGGGTCAGAGCTGAGTCCTCAGGAGGGTCTGAGCCAACCAACTGCACCATCAGGACCCCAAGGTTTCCGCAAACATTTCCAAAGGGGAAAACTAGACTGTGACAATCAGCCGCCTGATCCAGACCACCTGTTCCAGCGCTGCTTTATGGCTACGGTCACCACCATCAATGTAGAGGGAACTTCGTAAGCACTGGAACTTGTGAATTATCCAGTCTTTTCAGTTGTTTTATCCAATGATCCGTAACATTGTTACAGACTTCACAAAATGTTCGATTCTAGCTACTACAATCATcttgcattttacatttatgcttttCTCCAAAGTGACTTGCAGTGAATACAATCTAACCCATGACGTTGGCACTGCTAGCCCCATGCTCTGCCAGTTAAGCTACAGGAACTATATGTTGTGGGAACTACAGGACAAAGTGAGTGATATCAATGCTGAAATTTCAACATCACAACTTGCCTTTGAACTCTCAAAATAAAATGCTCTATCATTTAGTTTTAACAAACAACACACTTTTCACTACTCATTACAGTTGGTGCGCAGTCTCGGCTGTTGTTTTTGAaacaagaaacaaatgaaacctttTACAATGATCAATACTTGAGCATTTGTGACTCTCTAAGGGACAAACTCACAAAAAATGGTTATTTCAGTGCAAAACCCTACATATTATTCACTAACTATCCACAATCTAGTTTAACTGGGGGCTATCTGTGCTACTTTACCACTGTATTTCCTTTTCAGCGCAAACATTAGGTATGGGAACCATAAAGATTTTAACaattccaggggcctgggtagctcagtgagtaaagacgctgactaccacccctagagttcgcgagtttgaatcccagggc
The genomic region above belongs to Myxocyprinus asiaticus isolate MX2 ecotype Aquarium Trade chromosome 28, UBuf_Myxa_2, whole genome shotgun sequence and contains:
- the LOC127418843 gene encoding protein shisa-like-2A; its protein translation is MSADCAGYYNAENVFVSAFTCPKPDNDASAIFCCGFSDVKYCCDDPNSFFPYEYGYMWWLSLGALVGLSIAAVVLLAFIITLCVLCYLFIATKPRGLDNGLPLHAPGSELSPQEGLSQPTAPSGPQGFRKHFQRGKLDCDNQPPDPDHLFQRCFMATVTTINVEGTS